tccctccctcatttcttcctccctccctcatttcttcctccctccctcatttcttcctccctccctcatttcctcctccttccctccctccctcatttcctcctccttccctccctcatttcctcctccttccctccctcatttcctcctccttccctccctccctacctcatttcttcctccttccctccctccctaatttcttcctccctccctcatttcctcctccttccctccctcatttcctcctccttccctccctccctcatttctttctccctccctcattTCTTCCCGTCTCCCTCATTTCTtactttcttcctccctccctcatttcttcctccctccctccctcatttcttcctccctccctccctccctcatttcttcctccctccctcccctccctcatttcttcctccctcccctccctcattcttcctccctccctcatttccccctccttccctccctccctcatttccccctccttccctccctccctcatttcctcctccttccctccctcatttcctcattcctccccccctcatttcttcctccctccctccctcatttcttcctccctccctccctcatttcttcctccctccctcctttctccctccctccctcatttcttcctttctccctccctccctcatttcttcctccctccctcatttcttactttcttcctccctccctccctccctcatttcttcctccctccctccctcatttcttcctccctccctccctcatttcctcctccttccctccctcatttcctcctccttccctccctcatttcctcctccttccctccctccctacctcatttcttcctccttccctccctccctcattcctcctccttccctccctcatttcctcctccttcccctccctccctcatttctttctccctccctcattTCTTCCCGTCTCCCTCATTTCTtactttcttcctccctccctcatttcttcctccctccctccctccctccctcatttcttcctccctccctccctccctccctcatttctttcttcctccctccctccctccctccctcatttccccctccttccctccctccctcatttcctcctccttccctccctccctcatttcctttccttcttccctccctccctcatttcctttccttcttccctccctccctcatttccTCCTCTGTTTTGGGCGGGATTTTCTGAGAGAAGTTACTTTATTTGTCTCATGTCCTGTCCATCAAATCGTCATTTCCGTTTCCGGTTAATCACGCGCTTCCTCCCCGTCAGTTTCCCTTCATTTCCCCTTCCGGtgtggggtgagtgagtgagtgagcgcgaaacccaggaaaagagagaaagagagagacaaacaaacagaGAACGAGTGAGACAGACAAGAgctagacagacaggcagacagagagagagagagtgagacagacaagagctagacaggcagacagagagagagagacagacacagagccaGCCAGACAGAGAGCAAGACAGACAAGAGctagacaggcagacagagagagagagacagacacagagctaGACAGACAGACAAGAGCTAGACAGCCAGACAGACAAGAGctagacaggcagacagagagagagagagacagacacagagctagacagacagacacagagctaGACAGACAGACAAGAGCTAGACAGCCAGACAGAGAGCAAGACAGACAAGATCTAGatagccagacagagagagagacagacaagagcTAGACAgccagacagagacagagcaagaCAGACAAGAGCTAGACAGCCAGACAcagagatagaaagacagagagacagacaagagCAAGACAGACAAGagctagacagacagagagagagagacagacaagatcTAGATAGCCAGACAGAGAGAACAAGACTGACAAGCTAGTCAGCCAGACagagagaaagcgagtgagacagacaaGATCTAGAcagtaagacagagagagagagagacagacaagatcTAGATagccagacagagatagacagccagacagagagaaagcgagtgagacagacaaGAGCAAGACAGCCAgaaagacagacaaagagagagactccACGACCGGCGCCAGCCTGTGACCTGAGtattgagagagagagcgcgagacagaccgGGGACTGAAGCCAAGAGGCAGCGATGCGACCGGAAGCGGGTATGAACgaaaggaggagagacagacagacagatagagggagattgtgtctgaTCTGTATCCTAATTCCACCATCTGCCTGAGCTCCAGATTCATGTCCAGCAAAGGACCTTAACAAGCTGCGGTTTAAAATGATGAATTGAATCAGCCTCTACTGCGTTCCCACACTtcatcaccctctgtgtgaagaagtgttcctgaatggcctggctcgaattCATCCAGGGGAGatcgtttctctctatccaccctatctgttGTATTCAAAGCCCTCAGTCAAAAGCCCCACTTTAAAGCTTCTATCTTCCAGGGAGCGTAAGGCtagtttatttaatctctcctcactTCCTAACTGTTGGAGCACTGGTAACGTTCTGGTAAATCTGCGATGCACTCCTTTCTGAAGTGCAGTGTCCAGATCGGTACacactattccagatgtggtctaaccagggttctgaacatttttaaaatttattcctgggatgtgggtgtcgctggctcggccggcatttattgcccatcgggaaggtggtggtgagctgctgccttgaaccgctgcagtccgtgtggggtaggtacacccacagtgctgttagggagggagtttccaggattttgacccagcgacagtgaaggaacggccgatataattccaagtcaggatggtgtgtgacttggaggggaacttgcatgtggtgatgttcccatgtatttgctgcccttgtccttctagttggtagaggtcgcgggtttgggcggtgctgtcgaaggacccttggcgagttgctgcagtgcatcttgtagatggtacacactgctgtcactctgcgtcggtggtggagggagtgaatgtttgtagatgggatgccaatcaagtgggctgctttgtcccggatggtgtcgagcttcctgagtgttgttggagctgcacccatccaggcaagtggagagtattccatcacactcctgacttgtgccttgtagatggtggacaggctttggggagtcaggaggtgagttactcactgcagaattcccagcctctgacctgctcttgtcgccacggtatttatatggctactccagttcagtttctgttcaatggtaacccccaggatgttgattggggggggttctgcgatggtaatgccattgaatgtcaaggggagatggttagattctctcttgttggagatggtcattgcctggcacttgtgtggtgcgaatgttacttgccacttatcagcccaagcctggatattgtccaggtcttgctgcatttctacacggactgcttcagtatctgaggagtcactaatggtgctgaacattgtgcaatcatcagggaacatccccacttctgaccttctgattgaaggaaggtcattgatgaagcagctgaagatggttgggcctaggagactaccctgaggaactcctgcagtgatgtcctggagctcagatgattgacctccaacaaccacaaccatcttccttcgtgcttggTCCGACTCCcatcagtggagggttttccccctgattcccattgactccagtattactccagctccttgatgccatactcggtcagatgctgccttgatgtcaagggcagtcacttgcacccagcctctggaattcagctcttttatcaagGCTGCTCCAAAAAGCTTTCTGCATTTCCTGTTGATGTCAATTTGACTCGGGCTCCTTGAACAAGAGTCGAGTCACTGGCTGCACTATCCCGGGCCTCCAACCTGCTCTTGGGAGCCGCAGTATTTATCTGGAGGTGGATCTAGGATAAATTTGATAATGATGATATatttccttcaacaggtgtgtagacAACCCCCAGCTTAATTCTACCCAGAGTTTCTATAAGCTGCTCACACTGACATATCTTTCCTTCACCTGCTGTGATATTGTCCTTTCGGTACATTGCTAGCCCTCCCGCAGGAATTTAAACTATGGAAGCGGGTGTGAGTGGGGTGATTTACACTCACTGACCAGGAGgcttgatgttctctctctctctgtctgtcgcaggAGCCCAGggtgttgagggggggggggggggggtgagagagagggctgAGCCAGTGTTAGAATGAGTGCATGGGCTAGGGCGCCTGGGGGTTACTTAAGTCTCTGCCACGGTTGCAGTCATCCAAAcccctgatgttctctctctctatattggggaGTGTGTGCGAggtatggggggaggggggtgaggcagtgttggggggagagggggtgtctgGGGGCTGTTGAAGTTGTGCTGCAGTAACAGTGACTGATAaccctgatgttctctctctctgtgtctctgtgttgtggtgtgtgttagagagagggcatGCTGCAGTAACATTTACTGATAaccctgatgttctctctctctgtgtctctgtgttgtggagtgtgtgtgagagagggcatGCTGCAGTAACAGTGACTGATAaccctgatgttctctctctctgtgtctctgtgttgtggtgtgtgttagagagagggcatGCTGCAGTAACAGTGACTGATAaccctgatgttctctctctctctgtctctgtgttgtggagtgtgtgtgagagagggggtgaggcagtGTTAGAGAGAGGGCATGCTGCAGTAACAGTGACTGATAaccctgatgttctctctctctgtgtctctgtgttgtggagtgtgtgtgagagagggggtgaggcagtGTTAGAGAGAGGGCATGCTGCAGTAACAGTGACTGATAaccctgatgttctctctctctgtgtctctgtgttgtggagtgtgtgtgagagagggggtgaggcagtGTTAGAGAGAGGGCATGCTGCAGTAACAGTGACTGATAaccctgatgttctctctctctgtgtctctgtgttgtggagtgtgttagagagagggcatGCTACAGTAACAGTTACTGATAcccctgatgttctctctctgtctctgtgttgtggagtgtgtgagagagaggggatgagGCAGTAACAGTGACTGATAaccctgatgttctctctctctctgtgttgtggagtgtgtgtgagagaggggatgaGGCAGTGTTAGAGAGAGGGCATGCTACAGTAACAGTTACTGATAaccctgatgttctctctctctgtgttgtggagtgtgtgagagaggggatgaGGCAGTGTTAGAGAGAGGGCATGCTACAGTAACAGTTACTGATAaccctgatgttctctctctctgtgttgtggagtgtgtgagagagaggatgaGGCAGTGTTAGAGAGAGGGCATGCTGCAGTAACATTTACTGATAaccctgatgttctctctctgtgtctgtgttgtggagtgtgttagagagagggcatGCTACAGTAACAGTTACTGATAcccctgatgttctctctctgtgtctctgtgttgtggagtgtgtgtgagagagggcatGCTGCAGTAACAGTGACTGATAcccctgatgttctctctctctgtgtctctgtgttgtggagtgtgtgtgagagagggcatGCTGCAGTAACAGTGACTGATAaccctgatgttctctctctctgtgttgtggagtgtgtgtgagagaggggatgaGGCAGTGTTAGAGAGAGGGCATGCTGCAGTAACAGTGACTGATAaccctgatgttctctctctctgtgtctctgtgttgtggagtgtgtgtgagagagggcatGCTGCAGTAACAGTGACTGATAaccctgatgttctctctctctgtgttgtggagtgtgtgtgagagaggggatgaGGCAGTGTTAGAGAGAGGGCATGCTACAGTAACAGTTACTGATAaccctgatgttctctctctctgtgttgtggagtgtgtgagagaggggatgaGGCAGTGTTAGAGAGAGGGCATGCTGCAGTAACATTTACTGATAaccctgatgttctctctctctgtgtctctgtgttgtggagtgtgtgtgagagagggcatGCTGCAGTAACAGTGACTGATAcccctgatgttctctctctctgtgtctctgtgttgtggagtgtgtgtgagagagggcatGCTGCAGTAACAGTGACTGATAaccctgatgttctctctctctgtgttgtggagtgtgtgtgagagaggggatgaGGCAGTGTTAGAGAGAGGGCATGCTACAGTAACAGTTACTGATAaccctgatgttctctctctctgtgttgtggagtgtgtgtgagagagggggtgaggcagtGTTAGAGAGAGGGCATGCTGCAGTAACATTTACTGATAaccctgatgttctctctctgtgtctgtgttgtggagtgtgttagagagagggcatGCTGCAGTAACAGTGACTGATAcccctgatgttctctctctctgtgtctctgtgttgtggagtgtgttagagagagggcatGCTGCAGTAACAGTGACTGATAaccctgatgttctctctctctgtgttgtggagtgtgtgtgagagaggggatgaGGCAGTGTTAGAGAGAGGGCATGCTGCAGTAACATTTACTGATAaccctgatgttctctctctctgtgttgtggagtgtgtgtgagagaggggatgaGGCAGTGTTAGAGAGAGGGCATGCTGCAGTAACATTTACTGATAaccctgatgttctctctctgtctctgcaggtACCCGGGAGTGTAATGGTTACAGCGCTGATGAGGAGATGGACGGCTCGATGAGTCGGGAGGCTGAGGAGCCGAGGGTCCCAACCTCGGCGAATGGCGTTGGTGCCAAGTACCGTCGGGCGCTGGATGGTGGTGGAGGAGGGAGCAGTTACTATCGCCCTGCGGGCAGGGCCCCTGGGGGTGAGGGTGGCTACCACCGGCCCATGGGGAGGGTCCCAGGGGGTGAGGGTGGCTACTACCGGCCCATGGGGAGGCTGCCGGGGGGAGACGGCAGAATGAGGAGCACCAACCATCTTCACCGAGGCGAGAGGAGGAGCTTCGGGCGACGGTTCGAGAGGAAGCCTGCCGATGGAGCGGTGAATGGCTTCACCCGTAGGTGGAAGCCCAGACCCATGGGAAGGGAGTGTCCTGGCGGGCGGGCAGCCAGGCCCCGGGATTGTGAGGGGGGTGACTCTCCggatgagggagaggggagtggcggTCAtggtgaggaggagcagcagcagcgcTGGACCCTGTTCAAGACGCCCGCCACCTTCCCAGTGGGCAGCAGCAGTGCCAGAACGTTGCCACGGATCAGCTACGCCAGCAAAGTGAAGGAGAACCTGAGCCGGAGCCTGGAGACGGCGGGAAGCGGCGGAGGGGGAGCTAGCGATGATAGCAGCGGCAGCGACTCCGGCCCCAGGCTCGGTCACGGCCTAGGGGCGATCTTTCACAACCAGTGGGGTCTCTCATTCATCACTGAGCCTGGCCCAGGTGGCGAGAGCTCACAAGCCCAACATCACACAGGACTGAACTCTCAGCCACCGGGTCCTGCCCACATGGAGGGCCCTAGTCCCAGTCCCAGCTGCTCCCCTCTAAACAGACTCAGCCCCGACTGCGAGCAGTGGAGAGGGCCTGATGCACTCGATCTCCAGGCTGtcgttctctacttctccacaggtacgtgagaggggaggggagggttttAAAATAGCCCGGTCTACCCAGAGCCTCCCCTCAgacagagcaggaaagtcccaggcTCCAACCCTGGCCTGTGTTCTGTAAAGTGATCTCATCTCGGGTGGAGTGGGATAGTCAGCAGGCTCCAATTGATCTGTTTGAGAAGAGACTTGGGGAGGGGGTCTCCCGGTCTGGGGAGAGActgaggggggatggggagagactgagggaggggagggggtcttCCAGtctggggagagactgagggaggggagggcTTCCCCCCCCAgtctggagagagggagggaggggatggggtcccCCTGGTCTGGGAACAGACTAGGGGAGGGGGTTCCCCCGGTCtggacagagactgaggggagagtGTCCCCGGtctggggagagactgagggagggggtTCCCCCGGTCtggacagagactgagggaggggaggggagggggtttccCGGTCTGGGGAGAGACTAGGGGAGGAGAGGGGGTCCCCCGGTCtggacagagactgagggaggggaggagaggggtccCCCCGGTCTGGGGAGACACTGAGGGAGGGGGTCTCCCATCCTGGAAGACCAGGCGAGTCCCAGTGAAAGATTGAGTGTGTAGGAAGGGACAATGTGAGCCTGAATTTGGCAGTTTGTTAATCTTTGTCCCATTTGTTTTTTCAGAGTGGGACCGGATTTGGGAGAGACACAAACGAGGTGAGGATTACATAAGAAATAGGgacgggggaggccattcagcccctagggcctgctctcccattcaatacgatcaaagATGATTTACTATCTCGACTCTGccttcccacactctccccatatcctttcattCCCTCAGCGCCCAAAAATCTACCCATCGACTGATCATCCACAGCTCTCTcgactagagaattccaaagattctccccATCTGTGTGAAAcggcattgtattccatctgccatgttcctgcccaccttaactttgtatcgtcagcaaacttgcatacgttacactcggtcccctcatccaagttattaatatagattgtaaatagccgactcccaagcactgatccctgtcgtaccctgctagttactgcctgccaaccGGAAAAGgtcctgtttatccccactcttttctgtccattaacaaatCCTCAATTTATACTATTACCCACAACCCCGAGTCCTAATTGTGTGGAATAACCTCATGTAGCCCCTTATTGAAAATTCAAATACGATTAAGCAAAGTGCCATGTTATCCAGTGTCTAATAATAGATTCCAGGCTAACTGGCTTTTAACTTGTGTTTTCGTCGGTTAGGGGGCAAGTGCATAGCTCCAGGGAGGCGTTAAAGAGCTCAATATaattttgtatttaagggctgggtttttgcccagtgTGGGTGGGTGGGCGctgcctctggacagagagttagtctAGGAGGGAAGAGCgggaactgatgtttggactgaaccacgaattgacaataaaacagttcgttgtggatcagagactgtcatcggtTTCCTCAGtttggtgaatggacatctgcctgtttaacacccAGGCCTGTGCTGCATGAACTGATCTCagaacagggagagtcagtgttggGGGTGAAAAGAGAGATGTTGTAACGTGTGCGGGGCGAGGCTGCTGTTTAACATTTGCTCTCTGCCCGTTTAGAGCCTTCTGCAGTCGTCCTGTATGAGGAATCGCTGGACAGCGCTAGTCTGATAGACTGACCCCAGTCCCTCGGCGTTGGAACGTTATAACAAGGCTTCACTAACAGTGAGGAGGAGGATGGTTCCAGGTCCACAGTCCTGCTCTGTGCTCCAGtgctgcaccaagtatcaaagcagGAAAAGGAGGGGCTCAAACCCTGAAGACTCAGGACATCCAATTAAGTTTTGAAATGTTACAGACAAGTGATTAAAGGCCTGTTTTTTTTCAAACCTATTGAGTTTACCTGCTGCTCAATGACCAGTCATTGGCTGgtgccagggaggagattacacagtTTTAACCTCTTTACAAATGATTCCAGAGTTAAAGGTTAATAATCTCAGCCACATAGCAGGTGCCCAGGGAGATTCTATGCCCACCCCCACTATAACTCACACTGGGGAGTAATTGATGTCCGAGGACTAGCTAAGCCACCCAGTTAGACAGCAGGATCCAGGAAAGgctacatcccagctgtagtgctgtagACTGGTgttgcagaactagccatgcccctagccaagctgtttcaataAAGTTAAAACGCTGGCATCGACCCGagcatgtggaaaactgcccaggtatgtcctgtccattaaAAGCCTATCTGGTCAGTTACTGCCCCAAGAGTCTACTCTGAATCACCAGTTAAGTGACAGAAGGTATGGTTCACTGTGCTATTGAGCAACACTTGCTCAGGAATAACCTGCTGACTGACACTGATTCTGCcagaaaggagctgaattccaggtgaggtgagagtaactgtcctcgacatcaaggagccctagcaaaactggagtcaatgggaatcagggggaaaact
The genomic region above belongs to Heterodontus francisci isolate sHetFra1 unplaced genomic scaffold, sHetFra1.hap1 HAP1_SCAFFOLD_1030, whole genome shotgun sequence and contains:
- the si:ch211-214j24.10 gene encoding translation initiation factor IF-2 gives rise to the protein MRPEAGTRECNGYSADEEMDGSMSREAEEPRVPTSANGVGAKYRRALDGGGGGSSYYRPAGRAPGGEGGYHRPMGRVPGGEGGYYRPMGRLPGGDGRMRSTNHLHRGERRSFGRRFERKPADGAVNGFTRRWKPRPMGRECPGGRAARPRDCEGGDSPDEGEGSGGHGEEEQQQRWTLFKTPATFPVGSSSARTLPRISYASKVKENLSRSLETAGSGGGGASDDSSGSDSGPRLGHGLGAIFHNQWGLSFITEPGPGGESSQAQHHTGLNSQPPGPAHMEGPSPSPSCSPLNRLSPDCEQWRGPDALDLQAVVLYFSTEWDRIWERHKREPSAVVLYEESLDSASLID